A genomic segment from Pseudosulfitobacter sp. DSM 107133 encodes:
- a CDS encoding M48 family metallopeptidase, translating to MLKKLVQVLLPLALLAACDVPTTVSTPPSQSNAPTNSSAGNDELRGKDQAERAFVQVLQRLEPVAERECRNRTTGVNCDFRIVVDDRPNQPANAYQTLDKTNRPVIFFTLQLIQDAYNADEIAFVMGHEAAHHIAGHLARQRQNAVAGAVIFAGLATLTGGDAGAVESAQRLGEQVGARTYSKEFELEADALGTIITHRAGYDPLRGAEFFTRIPDPGNRFLGTHPPNAARLETVRRTAAAL from the coding sequence ATGCTGAAGAAACTGGTACAGGTTCTGCTGCCGCTGGCCCTGCTTGCGGCCTGTGACGTGCCCACAACCGTATCAACCCCCCCGTCGCAATCGAATGCGCCTACCAACAGCAGCGCCGGAAACGATGAACTGCGCGGCAAGGATCAGGCCGAACGCGCCTTTGTGCAGGTTCTGCAACGGCTGGAACCCGTGGCCGAGCGCGAGTGTCGCAACCGCACCACCGGCGTGAACTGTGATTTCCGCATCGTTGTCGACGACAGGCCGAACCAGCCTGCCAATGCCTATCAGACATTGGACAAAACCAATCGTCCGGTGATTTTCTTTACGCTCCAGCTGATTCAGGACGCCTATAACGCCGACGAGATTGCCTTTGTCATGGGCCACGAGGCAGCGCACCACATCGCCGGGCATCTGGCACGGCAACGTCAGAATGCGGTGGCCGGTGCGGTGATTTTTGCCGGTCTGGCAACTTTGACAGGCGGTGACGCCGGCGCGGTTGAATCGGCGCAGCGTCTGGGGGAGCAGGTGGGCGCGCGCACCTATTCCAAGGAATTCGAATTGGAGGCGGACGCGCTCGGCACCATCATCACCCACCGCGCAGGTTATGATCCTTTGCGCGGGGCCGAATTCTTTACGCGCATCCCTGATCCCGGCAACCGCTTTCTGGGCACGCACCCGCCCAACGCGGCGCGTCTGGAAACCGTGCGGCGCACCGCTGCGGCGTTGTGA
- a CDS encoding YigZ family protein codes for MRLLGQILTDRGSKYAVSGMAVSSRAEIDAALKQLKRDKTYAKATHNTWAALLTEGGPIKGDDGEAGAGMVIIRMLEREDLADHLIVVTRWYGGKHLGGDRFRHVQTCVRAYLDAL; via the coding sequence ATGCGGTTGCTGGGGCAGATCCTGACCGACCGCGGGTCAAAATACGCGGTGTCGGGTATGGCCGTCAGCAGCCGCGCCGAGATTGATGCCGCGTTGAAACAGCTCAAGCGGGACAAGACCTATGCCAAGGCCACGCACAACACATGGGCGGCGCTGTTGACCGAGGGCGGCCCGATCAAGGGCGACGACGGCGAAGCCGGAGCGGGCATGGTGATCATCCGCATGCTGGAGCGCGAGGACCTGGCCGATCACCTGATTGTGGTAACGCGCTGGTATGGCGGCAAACATCTGGGCGGCGATCGTTTTCGCCATGTGCAGACCTGTGTGCGGGCCTATCTGGACGCGCTTTAG
- a CDS encoding hemolysin III family protein: MAYPRSLSETLVDGSVHVLGLTGSLIGAAVLLGHVTTHAPAATVASVSVYLAVLVFAFAASAAYHLLPWDRSRPVLARVDHAAIYLKIAGTYTPLVVVLGSVSGYVVLGFVWLVALGGAIAKLSFWSTEGRGSLALYLALGWASVLLIWPMWSSLSGAAMALVAAGGLTYSAGAVFFAMREFRFQMALWHVFVLVASGCFFAAIALSV, translated from the coding sequence ATGGCTTATCCACGATCCCTTTCAGAAACGCTTGTCGACGGGTCGGTGCATGTCCTCGGGCTGACCGGATCGCTGATTGGCGCCGCGGTCCTGCTGGGACATGTGACAACCCATGCACCAGCCGCGACCGTGGCTTCGGTCAGCGTTTATCTGGCGGTTCTGGTCTTTGCGTTCGCGGCATCCGCGGCCTATCACCTGCTGCCATGGGACCGCTCGCGGCCCGTGTTGGCGCGGGTGGATCATGCGGCGATTTACCTGAAGATTGCGGGCACCTACACGCCGCTCGTTGTCGTTCTGGGGTCCGTCTCCGGTTATGTGGTGCTGGGGTTCGTCTGGCTGGTGGCCTTGGGCGGGGCGATTGCGAAACTGTCGTTCTGGTCGACGGAAGGACGCGGGTCGCTGGCACTGTATCTGGCGTTGGGCTGGGCCAGCGTGCTGCTGATCTGGCCGATGTGGTCCAGCCTGAGCGGCGCGGCCATGGCATTGGTTGCAGCGGGCGGGCTGACCTATTCGGCGGGGGCGGTGTTCTTTGCCATGCGCGAATTCCGGTTCCAGATGGCGCTGTGGCACGTTTTTGTGCTGGTAGCTTCGGGCTGTTTCTTTGCGGCCATAGCACTCAGCGTCTAA
- a CDS encoding DUF393 domain-containing protein: MEQNTTEDTSVLYNGECPVCRFEIDHYAGYSRDNALPIRFDDLNSDALAGWGVSADDAAKRLHVRKNGQVYSGIPAFILLWQDMPRFRWLARVVSWPVMQPVAVVLYDWVLAPVLYRWHLARGRKAAKLQ, translated from the coding sequence ATGGAACAGAACACCACGGAAGACACCAGCGTTTTGTACAACGGCGAATGCCCTGTCTGCCGGTTCGAGATCGACCATTACGCCGGATACAGCCGTGACAACGCCCTGCCGATCCGCTTTGACGATCTGAACAGCGATGCGCTGGCAGGCTGGGGTGTCAGCGCCGATGACGCGGCCAAACGGTTGCATGTGCGCAAGAACGGTCAGGTCTATTCCGGTATCCCCGCGTTCATTCTGCTGTGGCAGGACATGCCGCGTTTTCGCTGGCTGGCGCGGGTGGTGTCCTGGCCTGTGATGCAACCTGTGGCGGTTGTGTTGTATGATTGGGTGCTGGCCCCCGTTTTGTATCGCTGGCATCTGGCGCGTGGGCGCAAAGCCGCCAAGCTCCAGTAA
- the rimO gene encoding 30S ribosomal protein S12 methylthiotransferase RimO, which yields MSTNPPNLRPDIAPAARLDGKTRPGQPSIGMVSLGCPKALVDSERILTRLRAEGYGISPDYSGADAVIVNTCGFLDSAKAESLEAIGEALSENGRVIVTGCLGAEPEYITGAHPKVLAVTGPHQYEQVLDAVHAAVPPSPDPFVDLLPARSVSLTPRHYSYLKISEGCNHKCKFCIIPDMRGRLASRPHKAVLREAEKLVEAGVQELLVISQDTSAYGTDWDREVRRGLTEQPITTLARDLGSLGAWVRLHYVYPYPHVREMIPLMADGLVLPYLDVPFQHAHPDTLKRMARPAAAEATLDRIAEWRDICPDIVLRSTFIVGYPGETEAEFQTLLDWMDEAQLDRVGCFQYENVDGARSNALPDHVAPEIKQERWDRFMEKAQAISEAKLEAKVGTRIDVIVDEVDADAATCRTKADAPEIDGNLFIDEGFEALTPGQIVTVEVDEAGEYDLWGRLV from the coding sequence ATGAGCACAAACCCACCCAATCTGCGCCCCGACATCGCCCCCGCCGCAAGGCTGGATGGCAAGACACGCCCCGGCCAGCCGTCCATCGGCATGGTCAGTCTGGGCTGCCCCAAGGCGTTGGTGGATTCCGAACGCATCCTGACGCGGCTGCGGGCCGAAGGCTACGGGATTTCGCCCGACTATTCCGGCGCGGATGCGGTGATTGTGAACACCTGCGGATTTCTCGACAGCGCCAAGGCAGAAAGCCTTGAGGCGATTGGCGAGGCCTTGTCCGAAAACGGGCGGGTGATCGTGACGGGATGTCTGGGGGCAGAGCCCGAGTATATCACCGGCGCGCATCCCAAGGTTCTGGCCGTGACCGGTCCGCATCAATACGAACAGGTTCTGGACGCGGTGCATGCCGCCGTGCCGCCGTCGCCCGATCCCTTTGTCGACCTGCTGCCCGCCCGCAGTGTCAGCCTGACGCCCCGGCACTACAGCTATCTGAAGATTTCCGAAGGCTGCAATCACAAGTGCAAGTTCTGCATCATTCCCGACATGCGCGGCCGCCTGGCCAGCCGCCCGCACAAGGCTGTGCTGCGCGAGGCTGAAAAGCTGGTCGAAGCGGGTGTGCAGGAACTGCTGGTGATTTCGCAGGACACATCCGCCTATGGCACCGACTGGGACCGCGAAGTGCGGCGCGGGTTGACCGAACAGCCGATCACCACGCTGGCGCGCGATCTTGGCAGCTTGGGCGCGTGGGTGCGCCTGCATTACGTCTATCCCTATCCGCATGTGCGCGAGATGATCCCGCTGATGGCCGATGGTCTGGTGCTGCCCTATCTGGACGTCCCGTTCCAACACGCCCATCCCGACACACTGAAACGCATGGCCCGCCCCGCCGCCGCCGAGGCGACGCTGGACCGGATCGCCGAATGGCGCGACATCTGCCCCGACATCGTTTTGCGTTCGACCTTTATCGTTGGCTACCCCGGCGAGACCGAGGCCGAATTCCAGACGCTGCTGGACTGGATGGACGAGGCGCAACTGGATCGTGTCGGCTGTTTCCAATACGAAAACGTGGACGGTGCGCGGTCGAACGCCCTGCCCGATCATGTCGCCCCCGAGATCAAGCAAGAGCGCTGGGACCGGTTCATGGAGAAGGCACAGGCCATCTCCGAGGCCAAGCTCGAAGCCAAGGTCGGCACCCGCATCGACGTGATCGTGGACGAGGTGGACGCCGATGCCGCAACCTGCCGGACAAAGGCCGACGCGCCCGAGATCGACGGCAACCTGTTCATCGACGAAGGGTTCGAAGCGTTGACCCCGGGCCAGATCGTCACAGTCGAAGTGGACGAGGCGGGCGAGTACGATTTGTGGGGGCGTTTGGTCTGA
- a CDS encoding AsmA family protein, translated as MKWIGRLIVLIVLIVVVAGVSLFFLPADRIARIAADQIRNATGRDVTISGDVSLSIWPVLGASVGSIEIGNAKWSEQGPMLTAQNAAIGIDAAALLSGEIRITNIAATSPTIRLEQRKDGRASWQFTDASGAATIETQTSPDTAPRPFSIQKMNITDATLIYDAEGADLVQYKGVDLALDWPERAGSADIRATLRPAGEAVKVNATIGSFAGFLAGQVQPVTLQLSAGKGTVSLDGRASTAGEVAGKLTLDLPDTGAFMQALGVGAVDLPKGLGRSIDMASDITLTKDRRLSLRELVANLGGNRLTGAADIALNGTPQVNAQLNAGALDLTGVTGSGENRPSGGADSAASGWPKDRIDASGLAAFNGEIALRATSVDLGSFKLGATRALLTNDNSRAVFELREVDAYEGTITGQFIMNNRAGLSVGGKLYANDISMQPLLNDALGLTRLTGGANAELNFLGSGNSVDAIMKSLSGAGAIAIGKGTIQGIDLDKLMRSGATGSGTTVFDSLGATFKMAAGNVQNDDLLFTLASYQARGKGRIGLGQQDMDYTFTPIALNANEGNGIAIPVRITGPWANLRIIPDIEAAIDLNLGAKKEELKDAAEAKLKAAVEKKLGVKAEDGQSVEDAAKAKAKEKIAKELLKIFE; from the coding sequence ATGAAATGGATCGGGCGTCTGATCGTTTTGATCGTTTTGATCGTGGTTGTGGCCGGCGTGTCGCTGTTTTTCCTGCCTGCCGACCGGATCGCGCGCATTGCCGCGGACCAGATCCGCAACGCCACCGGGCGTGACGTGACGATTTCGGGCGATGTATCGCTGTCGATCTGGCCGGTACTGGGGGCCTCGGTCGGCAGCATCGAGATCGGCAACGCCAAATGGTCAGAACAGGGACCGATGCTGACCGCGCAGAACGCCGCCATCGGCATTGACGCCGCAGCCCTGCTGTCGGGCGAGATCCGCATCACCAACATCGCCGCCACCAGCCCCACGATCCGGCTGGAACAACGCAAGGACGGCCGCGCCAGCTGGCAGTTCACCGATGCCTCTGGGGCTGCGACGATCGAAACGCAAACCTCGCCCGACACCGCACCGCGTCCGTTCTCGATCCAGAAGATGAACATCACCGACGCCACGCTGATCTATGACGCCGAAGGCGCTGACCTTGTGCAATATAAGGGTGTCGATCTGGCGCTGGACTGGCCCGAGCGTGCAGGCTCTGCGGACATCCGTGCCACCCTGCGCCCGGCGGGCGAAGCGGTAAAGGTCAATGCCACGATCGGCAGCTTTGCCGGTTTCCTTGCAGGGCAGGTGCAACCGGTAACGCTGCAACTGAGCGCAGGAAAAGGCACTGTATCGCTGGACGGTCGCGCCAGCACGGCGGGTGAGGTTGCGGGCAAGCTGACGCTGGACCTGCCCGATACCGGCGCGTTCATGCAGGCTTTGGGCGTGGGCGCTGTTGACCTCCCGAAAGGGCTGGGGCGCAGCATCGACATGGCATCCGACATCACCCTGACCAAGGACCGCCGCCTGTCGTTGCGCGAACTGGTCGCGAACCTTGGTGGGAACCGGCTGACAGGGGCGGCAGACATCGCGCTGAACGGCACGCCACAGGTGAACGCCCAACTGAACGCGGGCGCGCTGGACCTGACTGGCGTGACGGGCAGTGGAGAGAACCGCCCAAGCGGCGGCGCTGACAGCGCGGCATCCGGCTGGCCGAAGGATAGGATAGATGCGTCGGGTCTGGCTGCCTTCAACGGCGAGATTGCGCTCAGGGCCACGTCGGTCGATCTGGGCAGTTTCAAACTGGGGGCGACCCGCGCGCTTCTGACCAATGACAACTCGCGCGCCGTTTTTGAACTGCGTGAAGTCGATGCATACGAGGGGACGATCACCGGCCAGTTCATCATGAACAACCGCGCCGGCCTGTCCGTGGGCGGCAAATTGTATGCCAATGACATCTCGATGCAGCCCTTGCTGAACGACGCACTGGGCCTGACCCGCCTGACGGGTGGCGCCAATGCCGAGTTGAATTTCCTGGGCTCCGGCAATTCGGTTGACGCCATCATGAAGTCTCTGTCCGGCGCAGGAGCCATCGCGATTGGCAAGGGGACCATTCAGGGGATTGATCTGGACAAGCTGATGCGCTCAGGCGCGACCGGCAGCGGCACCACAGTGTTCGACAGTCTGGGGGCCACGTTCAAGATGGCCGCAGGCAACGTCCAGAACGACGACCTTCTGTTCACACTGGCCAGCTATCAGGCGCGGGGCAAGGGACGGATCGGGCTGGGGCAGCAGGACATGGACTATACATTTACTCCCATCGCCCTGAACGCAAACGAGGGCAACGGCATCGCCATTCCCGTGCGCATCACCGGCCCATGGGCAAACCTGCGCATTATCCCGGACATCGAGGCGGCAATCGACCTGAACCTGGGCGCGAAAAAGGAAGAGCTGAAAGACGCCGCCGAGGCCAAGCTGAAAGCAGCGGTCGAGAAAAAACTGGGCGTGAAAGCCGAAGACGGCCAAAGCGTCGAGGATGCGGCCAAGGCCAAGGCGAAGGAGAAAATCGCCAAGGAACTGCTGAAAATATTCGAGTAG
- a CDS encoding capsule biosynthesis protein, whose translation MTTKPKARKFRIKRTTPQFSGTSDSVSQLASAAAPLERDPEAKETPRPASETPTAQPRPSSPSPAAPASAAQTPRPAASSERPQPTAQAQQRPEPQHSAAPQPRQGEVSSAGEVAGENDMDAIRREGLTGRQLRMARRVAQKHGLAPTSDFDAVRLLRARGIDPFQRANMLDLVVPSESGRQPGEPDGFENLPARTDQNRHQLPQTVPAGRNLPSTELSPAERRVKEISQIQRDIGKRRRKKLGLLLVRLAFFVALPTFLAGWYFYQIATPMYATKADFLIIQNEGSGGAGPLGGLLPTQFATNSDAIATQGYLQSKDAMLRLDDDLGFKAHFSQDWIDPIQRLNPDPTNEEAYKIFKKNVKIGYDPTEGMIRMEVVAAEPEVSAEFARRLISYAEQRVNNLSQQKREDQMKDAREGFEKAEAERRAAQEALVKLQVETSTLDPEAVIAALRTQITNYETLKLEKELELAALEDNARPNQAKVDGVKGDIRRLNDQLAKLNQRMNDASEGEDSLAQMAVNLQLAQADLASRDMMLQSALQQMEQSRVEASRQVRYLTVAVKPVASQEPSYPRKFENTILAFLIFSGIYLMISLTASILREQITS comes from the coding sequence ATGACTACCAAACCAAAAGCTAGAAAGTTCCGCATCAAGCGGACAACGCCGCAGTTCAGTGGCACGTCTGACAGCGTATCGCAACTGGCAAGCGCGGCTGCGCCGCTTGAACGCGACCCCGAGGCGAAAGAAACACCGCGCCCAGCGTCAGAAACGCCAACCGCTCAACCTCGTCCGTCCTCACCATCTCCCGCCGCCCCGGCAAGCGCAGCACAGACCCCGCGCCCGGCGGCTTCGTCTGAACGCCCCCAGCCGACAGCGCAAGCCCAACAGCGGCCCGAACCACAACACTCCGCAGCCCCGCAGCCGCGCCAGGGCGAGGTGTCGTCAGCCGGCGAAGTCGCAGGCGAAAACGACATGGATGCGATCCGCCGCGAAGGGCTGACCGGCCGCCAGTTGCGTATGGCCCGACGCGTCGCGCAAAAACACGGATTGGCCCCGACATCCGATTTCGACGCGGTGCGCCTGTTGCGGGCCAGGGGCATCGACCCGTTCCAGCGCGCAAACATGCTGGATCTGGTTGTGCCCAGCGAAAGCGGCCGCCAGCCAGGCGAGCCGGACGGCTTTGAAAACCTGCCCGCCCGCACCGACCAGAACCGCCACCAGTTGCCCCAAACCGTACCGGCGGGGCGCAACCTGCCGTCCACCGAGCTCAGCCCTGCCGAGCGGCGGGTCAAGGAAATTTCGCAGATCCAGCGCGACATCGGCAAGCGCCGCCGCAAGAAGCTGGGGCTGTTGCTGGTCCGGCTGGCATTCTTCGTGGCGCTGCCGACCTTTCTGGCCGGTTGGTATTTCTACCAGATCGCCACGCCGATGTACGCAACCAAGGCCGACTTTCTGATCATCCAGAACGAAGGCAGCGGGGGTGCCGGTCCCTTGGGCGGCCTGTTGCCTACACAATTCGCCACCAACTCGGATGCCATCGCCACCCAGGGCTACCTTCAATCCAAGGATGCGATGCTGCGGTTGGACGATGATCTGGGATTCAAGGCCCACTTTTCCCAGGACTGGATCGACCCGATCCAGCGCCTGAACCCCGACCCGACCAATGAAGAGGCCTATAAGATTTTCAAAAAGAATGTGAAAATCGGATATGATCCCACCGAAGGCATGATCCGCATGGAAGTGGTCGCCGCCGAACCCGAAGTGTCTGCCGAGTTTGCACGCCGCCTGATCAGCTATGCCGAGCAGCGGGTGAACAATCTGAGCCAGCAAAAGCGCGAAGACCAGATGAAAGACGCCCGCGAAGGTTTCGAAAAAGCCGAAGCCGAACGGCGGGCGGCGCAAGAGGCACTGGTCAAGTTGCAAGTGGAAACCAGCACGCTGGACCCCGAAGCCGTGATTGCTGCCCTGCGCACCCAGATCACCAACTATGAAACACTGAAGCTGGAAAAAGAACTGGAGCTGGCCGCACTTGAAGACAACGCACGTCCCAACCAGGCCAAGGTGGACGGTGTAAAGGGTGATATCCGCCGCTTGAACGACCAACTGGCCAAACTGAACCAGCGCATGAACGATGCCTCCGAAGGTGAGGATTCGCTGGCGCAGATGGCCGTGAACCTGCAATTGGCACAGGCTGACCTTGCCAGCCGCGACATGATGCTGCAATCGGCCCTGCAACAGATGGAACAAAGCCGCGTCGAAGCCTCGCGGCAGGTGCGCTATCTGACGGTTGCGGTAAAACCGGTGGCCAGCCAGGAGCCCAGCTATCCACGCAAGTTCGAGAACACCATTCTGGCGTTCCTGATCTTCTCGGGCATCTATCTGATGATCTCGCTGACCGCCTCGATCCTGCGCGAACAGATCACCTCGTAA
- a CDS encoding ATP-binding cassette domain-containing protein produces the protein MLEFENVSKSFWTGSQRKVILDRVSFRVDLGNSLGILAPNGTGKTTLINMMAGLEKPDEGEIRRGCNISFPLGFMGGVVPKVSAMENARYIARLYGLDPDYVESFCRWLCNLGEYFDQPLGTYSSGMRGRFSFALMLALDFDIYLIDEGMPGSTDVEFNRKAGDILQERLRTTTIIIVSHQAQTLEKFARSAAVLLDGQLHMFDTLEEAKRLYDYQTKS, from the coding sequence ATGCTTGAGTTTGAAAATGTCAGCAAGTCCTTTTGGACGGGCAGTCAACGCAAGGTGATCCTCGACCGCGTGTCGTTTCGCGTCGATCTTGGCAATTCGCTGGGCATTCTTGCCCCGAACGGCACCGGCAAGACCACATTGATCAACATGATGGCCGGACTGGAAAAACCAGACGAAGGCGAAATTCGCCGGGGCTGCAACATCTCGTTCCCGCTGGGTTTCATGGGCGGTGTGGTGCCCAAGGTGTCGGCCATGGAAAACGCGCGCTACATTGCGCGGCTCTACGGGCTTGACCCGGACTATGTCGAAAGTTTCTGCCGCTGGCTGTGCAATCTGGGCGAATATTTCGATCAGCCGCTGGGCACCTATTCGTCGGGCATGCGCGGACGGTTTTCATTTGCACTGATGCTGGCACTGGACTTTGACATCTATCTGATCGACGAAGGTATGCCGGGGTCAACCGACGTCGAGTTTAACCGCAAGGCGGGCGATATCCTGCAAGAACGGCTGCGCACCACGACGATCATCATCGTGTCACACCAGGCACAAACGCTTGAAAAGTTCGCCCGCTCTGCCGCAGTGCTGCTGGACGGACAACTGCATATGTTCGATACGTTGGAAGAGGCGAAAAGGCTTTATGACTACCAAACCAAAAGCTAG
- a CDS encoding Na+/H+ antiporter NhaA produces the protein MYRVWNFLTNYSLLLIFGALIALVWANIDADSYHHFIHFVIWDHAPIGHLHAATDGHEAYRTLTLHYLINDLLMALFFAIAAKEVWEAVILQNGSLRGKKAATPLFATLGGMLGPVTVYLGLAAIIGSSTYDAVANGWAIPTATDIAFSYLVGRIVFGAGHPAVRFLLLLAIADDAAGLIILAVFYPSGELAPEWLLLSLAAAVGVFMFFNWLPRKLDRGNQDRPASTWVRTKLTFFPYLLAGCASWYGFMAAGLHPALGLLPIVPTIPHADRAFGLFSEAEQYLTDLLNQIEHALKHPVEIILFFFGLLNAGVEMSSIGEATWLVLLGLIVGKPVGIFLFGWLAARPLGLGIPEGMRIVDLIVIGCVAAIGFTVSLFIAAVAFDAGPVQDAAKMGALFSFAAALISIVAGKLLRVQKQEL, from the coding sequence ATGTACCGCGTCTGGAATTTTCTGACAAACTACTCACTGTTGTTGATATTTGGCGCGCTGATTGCGTTGGTATGGGCGAACATAGACGCGGACAGTTACCATCACTTCATACATTTCGTGATCTGGGACCATGCCCCCATCGGGCACCTGCACGCGGCAACCGACGGGCACGAAGCCTATCGCACACTGACCCTGCACTATCTGATCAACGACCTGCTGATGGCGTTGTTCTTTGCCATCGCGGCCAAGGAAGTCTGGGAAGCGGTGATTTTGCAAAACGGATCGCTGCGCGGCAAAAAGGCCGCCACACCGCTGTTTGCCACACTTGGGGGGATGCTGGGGCCGGTAACGGTCTATCTGGGTCTGGCTGCCATCATCGGGTCATCGACCTATGACGCCGTGGCAAACGGCTGGGCGATTCCCACTGCCACGGACATTGCATTCAGCTATCTGGTCGGGCGCATCGTCTTTGGTGCGGGACACCCCGCGGTGCGTTTCCTGCTGTTGCTGGCGATTGCCGATGATGCGGCGGGGCTGATCATTCTGGCGGTGTTCTACCCCAGTGGCGAACTGGCCCCCGAATGGCTGCTGCTGTCGCTGGCGGCCGCTGTAGGTGTTTTCATGTTCTTCAACTGGCTGCCGCGCAAGCTGGACCGGGGCAATCAGGACCGCCCCGCGTCGACCTGGGTGCGCACCAAGCTGACGTTCTTTCCCTATCTGCTGGCGGGCTGTGCCAGCTGGTACGGCTTTATGGCGGCCGGCTTGCACCCGGCACTGGGCCTGTTGCCGATTGTGCCAACCATCCCCCACGCAGACCGCGCCTTCGGGCTGTTCTCGGAAGCCGAACAATATCTGACCGACCTGCTGAACCAGATAGAACATGCGCTGAAACACCCGGTGGAAATCATCCTGTTCTTCTTTGGCTTGCTGAACGCAGGCGTCGAGATGAGCTCGATCGGCGAGGCCACATGGCTGGTGCTGCTGGGCTTGATCGTGGGCAAACCAGTGGGGATTTTCCTGTTCGGCTGGCTGGCCGCGCGACCGCTGGGCCTGGGCATTCCCGAAGGGATGCGCATTGTTGATCTGATCGTGATCGGCTGTGTCGCCGCCATCGGGTTTACCGTATCGCTGTTTATCGCTGCGGTTGCCTTTGATGCAGGCCCCGTACAGGACGCCGCCAAAATGGGCGCGCTGTTCAGCTTTGCCGCCGCGCTCATCAGCATTGTCGCGGGCAAGCTGCTACGCGTTCAGAAACAAGAGCTGTAA
- a CDS encoding cation diffusion facilitator family transporter, producing the protein MPHDHNHAHGSGGHHHHISPDAGDARVAGAIAVNLLLTVAQIIGGLLAGSLSLIADALHNLSDAIALIIAFGARKIARRPADARMTFGYDRIEVVAALINYTTLIIIGFYLVYEAVLRFFEPTAVAGWIIVWVAGFALLVDLVTAALVWRMQAGSVNMRAAFLHNVADALGSVAVIIAGTVILLFGWVWVDPLVTLMIAGYILWQSATEMPGVVRILMLGSPAELDTNAVIDAVEAAPGVASAHHVHLWMMGENAPALDAHLVLEAGASAAPTRRAVRDVLAGFGIGHSTLEIETVETACADSVRIGHG; encoded by the coding sequence ATGCCCCATGACCACAATCACGCGCACGGCAGTGGTGGACACCATCACCACATATCCCCCGACGCAGGCGACGCAAGGGTTGCAGGGGCCATCGCGGTCAACCTGCTGCTGACAGTGGCCCAGATTATCGGCGGGCTTCTGGCTGGCAGCCTGTCGCTGATTGCCGATGCGCTGCACAACCTGTCGGATGCTATTGCGCTGATCATCGCCTTTGGCGCCCGCAAGATCGCGCGCCGACCTGCAGATGCACGGATGACCTTTGGCTATGACCGGATCGAGGTGGTGGCGGCGCTGATCAACTATACGACGCTGATCATCATCGGGTTCTATCTGGTCTACGAAGCGGTGCTGCGGTTTTTCGAACCCACAGCGGTGGCAGGCTGGATCATCGTCTGGGTGGCAGGCTTTGCGCTGCTGGTCGATCTGGTCACGGCAGCACTGGTCTGGCGGATGCAGGCAGGCAGCGTGAACATGCGTGCTGCGTTCCTGCACAACGTGGCAGATGCGCTGGGGTCGGTCGCGGTGATTATCGCAGGCACGGTGATCCTGCTGTTTGGCTGGGTGTGGGTAGACCCGCTCGTCACCTTGATGATTGCGGGATACATCCTGTGGCAATCTGCGACCGAAATGCCCGGCGTGGTGCGCATTCTGATGTTGGGCAGCCCTGCGGAACTGGACACCAACGCGGTGATTGACGCGGTCGAAGCTGCTCCCGGCGTGGCCTCGGCGCACCATGTGCACCTGTGGATGATGGGCGAGAACGCCCCCGCGCTGGATGCGCATCTGGTGCTGGAAGCCGGTGCATCAGCGGCCCCGACCCGCAGGGCGGTGCGCGACGTGCTCGCCGGATTCGGCATCGGGCACAGCACGCTTGAGATCGAAACCGTCGAAACAGCCTGTGCTGACAGCGTTCGGATCGGGCACGGCTAG